Proteins from one Amycolatopsis benzoatilytica AK 16/65 genomic window:
- a CDS encoding ABC transporter ATP-binding protein: MTEDALALHDVTLSYGSATAVFGLNLTVAPGETVGVLGRNGAGKSTTLRAIAGSVVKRRGSIRLFGEEISAKRADQIARHGVAWVPDDRRIYPTLTVRDNLLLASRARSAQARRAVDEAVDLVPLVKKFLPRKGVQLSGGEQQAVAIARALVARPKVLLLDEPAEGLAPIIVAELKQSVRRLQETGMSIVVAEQNLDFALGVSQRVYVLDSGRPALTCSSEEFRDSPELQNRHLAISLENHGRRR, encoded by the coding sequence ATGACCGAAGACGCACTGGCGCTGCACGACGTCACACTCTCCTACGGCTCGGCGACCGCGGTGTTCGGCTTGAACCTGACCGTGGCCCCCGGCGAAACGGTCGGGGTGCTGGGCCGCAACGGCGCCGGGAAGTCCACCACGCTGCGCGCGATCGCAGGCAGTGTGGTGAAACGACGCGGTTCGATCCGGCTGTTCGGCGAGGAAATCTCCGCGAAACGGGCAGACCAGATCGCTCGCCACGGCGTCGCCTGGGTGCCGGACGACCGCCGGATCTATCCGACGCTGACCGTGCGCGACAACCTCCTGCTCGCCAGCCGGGCCCGGTCCGCGCAAGCCCGCCGGGCCGTCGACGAGGCGGTGGACCTCGTCCCGCTGGTCAAGAAGTTCCTGCCGCGCAAGGGCGTCCAGCTCAGCGGCGGCGAGCAGCAGGCGGTGGCGATCGCTCGCGCCCTCGTCGCCCGGCCCAAGGTGCTCCTGCTCGACGAGCCCGCCGAGGGGCTGGCCCCGATCATCGTCGCCGAGCTGAAGCAGAGCGTGCGCCGGCTGCAGGAAACCGGCATGTCCATCGTCGTGGCGGAGCAGAATCTCGACTTCGCGCTGGGCGTGTCGCAGCGCGTGTACGTGCTCGACTCCGGCCGTCCCGCGCTGACCTGCTCTTCTGAAGAGTTCCGCGACTCGCCCGAGCTGCAGAACCGGCACCTGGCGATCAGCCTGGAGAATCACGGCAGGCGGCGCTGA
- a CDS encoding TetR/AcrR family transcriptional regulator — protein MATQKKAPAKRAAAGKAAGASQRPAPEPRTLEPMSESLRSEPGTKRGRATRERLLAAARAVFETRGFLDTNVSDICAEASAAHGTFYIYFKSKEDIFYALVDRTSANRQQTTTVPADVEGTVADRFAYTLRQYFADIHANSRWTRIVEQVATLDDKMREHRLEIRKDFRDRILHGIQRLQDQGLADPGMHAEITAEAIVSMLHNFAYMNIVMTENDSYELEDVVETLTQVWARAIGLDLEHLPRRSAAAAG, from the coding sequence ATGGCCACGCAGAAGAAGGCGCCCGCGAAACGCGCCGCCGCCGGCAAGGCGGCGGGCGCGTCGCAGCGTCCTGCGCCCGAGCCGCGCACGCTCGAACCGATGTCCGAATCGCTCAGGTCGGAGCCGGGCACGAAACGCGGCCGCGCTACCCGCGAGCGGCTGCTGGCCGCCGCCCGCGCCGTGTTCGAAACGCGCGGTTTTCTCGACACCAACGTCAGCGACATCTGCGCCGAGGCGAGCGCGGCGCACGGCACCTTCTACATCTACTTCAAGAGCAAGGAAGACATCTTCTACGCGCTCGTCGACCGCACCTCCGCCAACCGGCAGCAGACCACCACCGTGCCCGCGGACGTCGAGGGCACCGTGGCCGACCGCTTCGCCTACACCCTGCGGCAGTACTTCGCCGACATCCACGCCAACAGCCGCTGGACCCGCATCGTCGAGCAGGTCGCCACCCTCGACGACAAGATGCGCGAACACCGGCTGGAGATCCGCAAGGACTTTCGCGACCGCATTCTGCACGGCATCCAGCGGCTGCAGGACCAAGGACTGGCCGATCCGGGCATGCACGCCGAGATCACCGCCGAGGCCATCGTGTCGATGCTGCACAACTTCGCCTACATGAACATCGTCATGACGGAGAACGACAGCTACGAACTCGAAGACGTCGTCGAGACGCTCACCCAGGTATGGGCCCGTGCGATCGGCCTCGACCTCGAGCACTTGCCGCGTCGCTCGGCGGCCGCCGCCGGCTGA
- a CDS encoding branched-chain amino acid ABC transporter permease produces MIQRESRLVAPAAPPHRRPAPEKDPWPRRAVRNRLVPHAVLACVLLAGVPSVLTGSNLSLVSTAAIFGLFALSALVLFGWVGLGSFGQAAFFGTGAYAAALLKDQEMNPLLVVLIGALAGMVVALVIAVLAGNSSGIQFAMLTLVLGQVLYQLIFTFRGTLHGDDGIFGIVARPLFGMNLFLPENFWWYAAGVTAVCALLLYGIHRSQLGKTFTAVRDDPVKAAALGTSVRAARTTAFLISGFVGGVAGALYAQQQTGASPALLGTVMSGSVIFMVFIGGTSSMWGPFVGALVYTVLTTRLFQGSTTATVWVGVLLLIVVVLVRGGIMGLVQRGSAAARTRLRRERTV; encoded by the coding sequence ATGATCCAGCGAGAAAGCCGCCTGGTGGCGCCGGCCGCCCCGCCGCACCGGCGTCCCGCTCCCGAGAAGGACCCCTGGCCGCGGCGGGCGGTCCGCAATCGCCTGGTGCCGCACGCCGTCCTCGCGTGCGTCCTGCTCGCCGGCGTGCCGTCGGTCCTCACCGGCTCGAACCTCTCCCTGGTCAGCACAGCGGCGATCTTCGGCTTGTTCGCGCTGAGCGCCCTCGTGCTGTTCGGCTGGGTCGGGCTCGGCTCCTTCGGGCAGGCGGCTTTCTTCGGCACCGGCGCCTACGCCGCTGCCCTGCTCAAGGACCAGGAGATGAATCCGTTGCTGGTCGTGCTGATCGGCGCGCTGGCCGGCATGGTGGTGGCGCTCGTCATCGCCGTGCTGGCGGGCAACAGCAGCGGCATCCAGTTCGCGATGCTGACGCTCGTCCTCGGACAGGTGCTGTACCAGCTGATCTTCACATTCCGAGGCACGCTGCACGGCGACGACGGCATCTTCGGCATCGTCGCGCGGCCCCTGTTCGGCATGAACCTCTTCCTGCCGGAGAACTTCTGGTGGTACGCGGCCGGCGTGACCGCGGTGTGCGCGCTGCTGCTCTACGGCATCCACCGCTCGCAGCTCGGCAAGACATTCACCGCGGTGCGCGACGATCCGGTGAAAGCCGCGGCACTCGGCACGTCGGTGCGCGCGGCGCGCACGACCGCTTTCCTGATCTCCGGGTTCGTCGGCGGCGTCGCGGGCGCGCTCTACGCGCAACAGCAAACCGGTGCGTCTCCCGCACTCCTCGGCACCGTGATGTCGGGCAGCGTGATCTTCATGGTGTTCATCGGCGGCACGTCGAGCATGTGGGGGCCGTTCGTGGGCGCTCTGGTCTACACGGTGCTCACGACCCGGCTGTTCCAGGGTTCGACCACCGCGACGGTCTGGGTCGGGGTTCTGCTGCTGATCGTGGTCGTGCTCGTGCGCGGCGGGATCATGGGACTCGTCCAACGCGGCTCGGCGGCAGCGCGAACCCGGCTCCGTCGCGAAAGGACAGTGTGA
- a CDS encoding ABC transporter substrate-binding protein gives MRRTPLLPTLAAAALIAGAVPACSSSGASAGDTVTLGMIAPLNGTFAQAGKDMVNGANVAVAQINAAGGVDGKKLQLDIKDDGSDPQKTSQAARDLASAGHLLTFGALSSTECLAVKSLVKATGGVYLAPTCVDPTITGGPGQKGTDNVFRTGLRSSPEQPVDQKLPAIIAGLAPQAKVWDYFGYDYSFGHQQQSTFDSKITRVAGVTAGSTVFAPLNSQDFRPYVSKLASAVASDPAGRALFLGTYGAGTSSFLQQAAGFSFLDKYKMIYTTGDPWDVLTPLKGNFPKLWTSYDYLWPAYDNATNRAFVKDFQKANGRMPGAWSAESFNAVQAYAAAIAKAKSAEPSAVSKALAGLTFPSTQGDLTIDPVSHQANTNQVLGNVVGDPASPDGVKFLDVIVVHPQDASTAKGSTTLSTN, from the coding sequence ATGCGACGCACTCCCCTCCTGCCGACGCTCGCCGCGGCTGCCTTGATCGCCGGCGCGGTGCCGGCGTGCAGCAGTTCTGGCGCCTCCGCGGGCGACACGGTCACGCTCGGCATGATCGCCCCGCTCAACGGCACCTTCGCCCAGGCGGGCAAGGACATGGTCAACGGCGCCAACGTCGCTGTCGCGCAGATCAACGCGGCGGGCGGCGTCGACGGCAAGAAACTCCAGCTCGACATCAAGGACGACGGCTCCGATCCGCAGAAGACCTCGCAGGCCGCCCGAGACCTGGCGAGCGCCGGGCACCTGCTGACCTTCGGCGCGCTCAGCAGCACCGAATGCCTCGCGGTCAAGAGCCTCGTCAAGGCCACCGGCGGGGTCTACCTGGCGCCGACCTGCGTGGATCCGACCATCACCGGCGGACCCGGGCAGAAGGGCACCGACAACGTGTTCCGCACCGGGCTGCGCTCGTCGCCCGAGCAGCCGGTCGACCAGAAGCTGCCGGCGATCATCGCCGGTCTCGCACCGCAGGCGAAGGTGTGGGACTACTTCGGCTACGACTACTCCTTCGGCCACCAGCAACAGTCGACCTTCGACTCGAAGATCACCCGCGTCGCCGGAGTCACCGCCGGTTCGACCGTTTTCGCCCCGCTGAACTCGCAGGACTTCCGCCCCTACGTGTCGAAGCTGGCGTCGGCCGTCGCCTCCGACCCGGCCGGGCGCGCGCTGTTCCTCGGCACTTACGGCGCGGGCACGTCCTCGTTCCTGCAGCAAGCTGCCGGCTTCTCGTTCCTCGACAAGTACAAGATGATCTACACGACCGGCGACCCGTGGGACGTGCTGACTCCGCTCAAGGGGAACTTCCCGAAGCTGTGGACCAGCTACGACTACTTGTGGCCGGCCTACGACAACGCGACCAACCGGGCCTTCGTCAAGGATTTCCAGAAGGCCAACGGCCGGATGCCCGGCGCTTGGTCGGCCGAGTCGTTCAACGCCGTCCAGGCTTATGCCGCCGCGATCGCCAAGGCCAAGTCGGCCGAACCGAGCGCGGTCTCGAAAGCGCTCGCGGGGCTGACCTTCCCCTCGACCCAGGGCGACCTCACGATCGACCCGGTCTCGCACCAGGCGAACACCAACCAGGTGCTGGGCAACGTGGTCGGCGACCCGGCGTCCCCGGACGGCGTGAAGTTCCTCGACGTCATCGTCGTCCATCCCCAGGACGCTTCCACCGCCAAGGGTTCGACCACTCTCAGCACCAACTGA
- a CDS encoding NUDIX hydrolase produces MENDRKELARRYLAESPAPAVPRAASTVLILRDGDRGPEAFMMRRHRKMAFGPGMFVFPGGSVDARDPVGPGRWSGPSPAEWAAPLGATGELAAALVGAAIRETFEESGVLYAGADGEQVAAVEGAAWEHDRTRLVGHELSLDELLAARGLKLRSDLLRPAGRWITPEFSPRRYDTRFFVAALPEHAQCRDFREENDTSCWVTPAEALHGRMRGTMPMMLATADALRLVARHSSVADVLAAAPPSGEPRIVRAEADGDDIAFYVDGLGEPVAEPDFLREHLHSVLR; encoded by the coding sequence GTGGAGAACGACAGGAAAGAGCTGGCTCGCCGGTACCTGGCCGAGTCGCCGGCGCCGGCGGTCCCCCGCGCTGCCTCGACGGTGCTGATCCTGCGCGACGGCGATCGCGGTCCCGAGGCGTTCATGATGCGCCGGCACCGGAAAATGGCCTTCGGCCCCGGCATGTTCGTCTTTCCCGGCGGCTCGGTCGACGCTCGCGACCCGGTCGGGCCCGGACGCTGGTCGGGGCCGTCGCCGGCGGAGTGGGCGGCACCGCTGGGCGCCACCGGAGAACTGGCCGCCGCGCTGGTGGGTGCCGCGATTCGGGAGACCTTCGAAGAGTCCGGGGTGTTGTATGCCGGAGCCGACGGCGAGCAGGTCGCCGCTGTCGAGGGCGCGGCGTGGGAGCACGATCGCACTCGGCTGGTCGGCCATGAGCTGAGCCTGGACGAACTGCTGGCGGCGAGGGGTCTCAAGCTGCGCAGCGACTTGTTGCGACCGGCCGGCCGCTGGATCACCCCGGAGTTCTCGCCTCGGCGCTACGACACCCGATTCTTCGTGGCAGCGCTGCCGGAGCACGCACAGTGCCGCGACTTCCGCGAAGAAAACGACACCTCGTGCTGGGTGACGCCGGCGGAGGCGCTACACGGCCGGATGCGCGGCACCATGCCGATGATGCTCGCCACGGCGGACGCGCTGCGCCTTGTTGCCCGCCACAGCAGCGTCGCGGACGTCCTCGCGGCCGCTCCTCCCTCCGGCGAACCCCGCATCGTGCGGGCCGAGGCCGACGGCGACGACATCGCGTTCTACGTCGACGGCCTCGGCGAACCAGTCGCGGAACCCGACTTTCTCCGCGAGCACCTGCACAGCGTCCTGCGCTGA
- a CDS encoding branched-chain amino acid ABC transporter permease: MVDLLNAIISGLALAMPLFLAASGLTLIYGVMRVINFAHGGFFMVGAYVTTLALRGQVPGFWAYLGAALLAGIVVAVLSAVSEEIVFRWLDPSQHMLSLLASYALSLVIAGGAIELWGSAAKTQPQTPVLSGTWNLGGVLLARNDIFMIVIGLLLGLGLWALLNRTPFGKQAIAVSGDPVMAEALGIRVRWVAIGVFAAGGVLAGLAGGLASPQYSIGPGLDQQFVLESFAVVIVGGLGSIGGAFGAALLLGLLESVIAVYAPSLSGYAFYVGMAVVLMLRPQGLAFAWRRRRASRPEVSA; this comes from the coding sequence ATGGTTGACCTTCTGAATGCGATCATCAGCGGACTGGCGCTGGCGATGCCGCTGTTCCTGGCCGCCAGCGGACTTACCCTCATCTACGGCGTCATGCGCGTCATCAACTTCGCTCACGGCGGCTTCTTCATGGTCGGCGCTTACGTCACCACCCTCGCGCTGCGCGGGCAGGTGCCGGGTTTCTGGGCCTACCTCGGCGCCGCTCTCCTCGCCGGCATCGTCGTCGCGGTCCTCTCCGCCGTCAGCGAGGAGATCGTCTTCCGCTGGCTGGATCCGTCCCAGCACATGCTGTCGCTGCTGGCGTCCTACGCGCTGTCGCTCGTCATCGCCGGCGGCGCCATCGAACTCTGGGGGTCCGCCGCGAAAACGCAGCCCCAGACCCCGGTGCTGTCCGGGACCTGGAACCTCGGCGGCGTGCTGCTCGCCCGCAACGACATCTTCATGATCGTGATCGGGTTGCTGCTCGGGCTCGGCCTGTGGGCGCTGCTCAACCGGACCCCGTTCGGCAAGCAGGCGATCGCGGTCTCCGGCGATCCGGTCATGGCCGAAGCGCTCGGCATCCGCGTGCGGTGGGTCGCCATCGGAGTCTTCGCCGCCGGCGGCGTGCTCGCCGGGCTCGCCGGCGGACTCGCGTCCCCGCAGTATTCGATCGGGCCGGGACTCGACCAGCAGTTCGTGCTCGAGAGCTTCGCGGTCGTCATCGTGGGCGGCCTCGGTTCGATCGGCGGCGCGTTCGGCGCTGCGCTGCTGCTGGGTCTGCTCGAAAGCGTCATCGCGGTCTATGCGCCGTCGCTGTCGGGCTACGCGTTCTACGTCGGGATGGCCGTCGTCCTGATGCTCCGTCCCCAGGGCTTGGCATTCGCCTGGCGGCGACGCCGGGCCTCCCGTCCGGAGGTATCCGCATGA
- a CDS encoding acetate--CoA ligase family protein has protein sequence MDSQFVAVVGASPRNFWTTCAIHNLTTLNPALRVVPVTPNHSEIDGLATVPDVSALPGTPRAAIIAIRREAAVEAVRTLTLAGTRDIVVVTDGFVERGDAEGAVLQQELADIVQGTETRLWGPNCVGFADFSERICAVAEPVWLDADPGPVSIVSQSGALLSAFVASATQEGLGVDFCVSTGNGAVNAVPEALRIAVERDTTRVVCAYVEGIQPAQVKQLTDVFETARRLGKQIIVLKSGVSERGRKAVLSHTASIAGTDAVFSELLRTHGVLRADGVDEMMRLATLSLLGVKKGRDRAVSVLGGSGGAAALSSDLADRYGVRLTSFADSTIARIKALAGPGSLIDNPLDVIGVKRREGDESVNACVFSDPNTGLVLMPWSVQFPAETAHESIHTWNWGDLARLSAAHEMPLIITSMAPVPDTGFTRRYRREHPHVAVLDNLHLTFAALAKLFPAQSGERAGGAAHEETGVLSEADSREILAAAGVPVVGGVRVTRDTLSAADGLRPPFAVKVIAPVSHKMKIGGVLLGVPSHAALADAVDRIEKNVAESGVAADRIEGCLVEEMVFGRELLVGLNTDPVLGRYIVVGLGGSATEIANRSTTRLLPLHQDDAEALLAAAGVTGHLAAAAAISSLCEAFASAGFSQYQTIEVNPLIVGADACWAADAVVTLAPETGRDAR, from the coding sequence ATGGACAGTCAGTTCGTCGCCGTCGTCGGCGCCTCGCCCCGCAACTTCTGGACCACCTGCGCGATCCACAACCTCACCACGCTCAATCCCGCGCTCCGGGTCGTCCCCGTGACGCCCAACCATTCCGAGATCGATGGTCTGGCTACCGTGCCCGACGTGTCGGCGCTGCCCGGAACGCCGCGCGCCGCGATCATCGCGATCCGCCGCGAGGCAGCGGTCGAGGCCGTGCGCACGCTCACCTTGGCCGGCACCCGCGACATCGTGGTCGTCACGGACGGCTTCGTCGAGCGTGGCGACGCCGAAGGTGCTGTGCTGCAACAGGAACTCGCCGACATCGTCCAAGGAACGGAAACCCGGCTGTGGGGGCCGAACTGCGTCGGTTTCGCCGACTTCAGCGAGCGGATCTGCGCGGTCGCCGAACCGGTCTGGCTCGACGCGGACCCCGGCCCGGTCTCGATCGTTTCGCAGAGCGGCGCACTGCTGTCCGCATTCGTCGCCTCCGCGACGCAGGAAGGACTGGGCGTCGATTTCTGCGTCTCCACCGGCAACGGCGCGGTCAACGCCGTTCCCGAGGCGCTGCGCATCGCCGTCGAACGCGACACCACCCGCGTCGTCTGCGCCTACGTCGAGGGCATCCAGCCCGCACAGGTCAAGCAGCTCACCGACGTGTTCGAAACCGCCCGCCGACTCGGCAAACAGATCATCGTCCTCAAGTCGGGCGTCTCGGAGCGCGGCCGCAAAGCCGTCCTCTCGCACACCGCCAGCATCGCCGGGACCGACGCGGTGTTCTCCGAACTGCTCCGGACGCACGGCGTGCTGCGCGCGGACGGAGTCGACGAGATGATGCGCCTCGCGACCTTGTCTTTGCTCGGGGTCAAGAAGGGCCGGGATCGCGCGGTGTCGGTGCTGGGCGGTTCCGGCGGCGCCGCCGCGCTCTCGAGCGATCTCGCCGACCGATACGGCGTGCGGCTGACGTCCTTCGCCGACTCGACGATCGCGCGGATCAAGGCGCTCGCCGGCCCTGGGTCCCTCATCGACAACCCGCTCGACGTCATCGGCGTAAAGCGCCGCGAGGGCGACGAAAGCGTCAACGCCTGCGTGTTCTCCGACCCGAACACCGGTCTCGTGCTCATGCCGTGGAGCGTCCAGTTCCCGGCCGAAACCGCCCACGAGTCGATCCACACCTGGAATTGGGGCGATCTCGCGCGCCTGTCCGCCGCGCACGAGATGCCGCTGATCATCACCTCGATGGCACCAGTGCCCGACACCGGCTTCACTCGCCGCTACCGGCGCGAGCACCCGCACGTCGCCGTCCTCGACAACCTGCACCTGACCTTTGCCGCACTGGCGAAACTGTTTCCCGCTCAGTCAGGAGAACGAGCCGGGGGTGCCGCACACGAGGAAACCGGCGTGCTCAGCGAGGCCGACTCGCGCGAAATCCTCGCCGCCGCTGGAGTCCCGGTCGTCGGCGGGGTGCGAGTCACCCGCGACACGCTGTCGGCAGCGGACGGCCTCCGTCCGCCGTTCGCGGTCAAAGTGATCGCTCCGGTCAGCCACAAGATGAAGATCGGCGGCGTGTTGCTGGGCGTGCCGAGTCATGCCGCGCTCGCCGATGCCGTCGATCGGATCGAGAAGAACGTCGCCGAGTCGGGCGTCGCGGCCGACCGGATCGAGGGCTGTCTGGTCGAGGAGATGGTGTTCGGCCGCGAGCTGCTGGTCGGCCTCAACACCGATCCTGTGCTGGGCCGCTACATAGTGGTCGGACTAGGCGGTTCCGCCACCGAAATCGCGAATCGCTCGACCACGCGGCTGCTGCCGCTGCACCAGGACGATGCCGAGGCGTTGCTCGCCGCAGCCGGGGTGACCGGCCACCTGGCCGCCGCCGCGGCGATTTCCTCGCTGTGCGAGGCGTTTGCCAGCGCCGGCTTCTCGCAGTACCAGACGATCGAGGTCAATCCCCTGATCGTCGGCGCGGACGCGTGCTGGGCGGCGGATGCCGTAGTGACGTTGGCACCTGAAACCGGCCGGGACGCAAGATGA
- a CDS encoding phosphotriesterase family protein has product MVSVPTVAGPRDHTALGRVLMHEHVFVLNHEYEINYPDSWDHEARIDDAVAKLDDLKAHGIDTIVDLTVLGLGRDIARVREVAERTETTVIAATGFYTFAELPTYLRLRGPGRLIDAGEPMVDMFVRDLTEGIAGTGIRAAILKCATDVPGITPDVERVLRAVARAHRETGAPISTHTDPHLQRGLEQQKLFAEEGVDLTRVVIGHSGDTEDLDYLQALLDNGSYLGMDRFGLDSRLSFERRVQTVVDLTARGYADRIVLSHDTSCHSDNFPADYRAKHLPDWRFGHISEDVLPALRAAGVTDAQIDTMLVETPRAIFGRTPPL; this is encoded by the coding sequence ATGGTCAGCGTTCCCACCGTCGCCGGTCCCCGGGACCACACCGCATTGGGCCGCGTGCTCATGCACGAGCACGTTTTCGTCCTCAACCACGAGTACGAAATCAACTACCCGGACAGCTGGGACCACGAGGCGCGCATCGACGACGCCGTCGCGAAACTCGACGACCTCAAGGCGCACGGCATCGACACGATCGTCGACCTCACGGTGCTCGGGCTCGGTCGCGACATCGCGCGCGTCCGCGAGGTCGCCGAGCGCACCGAAACGACCGTCATCGCCGCCACCGGCTTCTACACCTTCGCCGAACTGCCCACGTATCTCCGGCTGCGCGGTCCCGGCCGGCTGATCGACGCCGGGGAACCGATGGTCGACATGTTCGTGCGCGACCTCACCGAAGGCATCGCCGGCACCGGCATCCGCGCCGCGATCCTCAAGTGCGCCACCGACGTCCCCGGCATCACCCCGGACGTCGAACGGGTGCTGCGGGCAGTCGCGCGGGCGCACCGTGAGACCGGCGCCCCGATCTCGACGCACACCGACCCGCACCTGCAGCGCGGCCTCGAACAGCAGAAACTGTTCGCCGAGGAAGGCGTCGACCTCACCCGCGTGGTCATCGGCCACAGCGGCGACACCGAAGATCTCGACTACTTGCAGGCACTGCTCGACAACGGTTCCTACCTCGGCATGGACCGGTTCGGACTGGACAGCCGGCTCTCGTTCGAGCGCCGCGTCCAAACCGTCGTCGACTTGACCGCGCGCGGCTACGCCGACCGCATCGTGCTCTCCCACGACACCTCTTGCCACAGCGACAACTTTCCGGCCGACTACCGCGCGAAACACCTGCCGGACTGGCGCTTCGGCCACATCAGCGAGGACGTCCTGCCGGCCCTGCGCGCGGCCGGAGTCACCGACGCCCAGATCGACACGATGCTCGTGGAAACGCCGCGGGCGATCTTCGGCCGTACTCCCCCGCTCTGA
- a CDS encoding ABC transporter ATP-binding protein yields the protein MTLLSTTGLSKSYSGVPALVDATASFDAGQVTALIGPNGAGKTTFFGTLAGEHAATAGSIVFDGGDITKWDADKRARAGIARTFQVARQFGSFSVLENLLLSFQAGRGEWWRPWRAFLPREVPAPILELAEVTRLDALLGRTAGTLPQGDRKRLELAMALAQDPRVLLLDEPTAGMTDEDCGITVDVLRSVLARRPELCLILTAHDMSVVFALAGRILLMGQGRILLDGAPDEVAAHDLARTTYLGAS from the coding sequence ATGACCCTGCTGAGCACGACTGGTCTGAGCAAGTCCTATTCCGGCGTCCCCGCGCTCGTCGACGCCACCGCGAGCTTCGACGCCGGTCAGGTCACCGCGCTCATCGGCCCCAACGGCGCGGGCAAGACCACCTTCTTCGGCACGCTCGCCGGCGAGCACGCAGCGACCGCCGGGTCGATCGTCTTCGACGGCGGCGACATCACGAAGTGGGATGCCGACAAGCGGGCCCGCGCCGGCATCGCGCGCACCTTCCAGGTGGCCCGCCAGTTCGGGTCGTTTTCGGTGCTGGAGAACCTGCTGCTGTCGTTCCAGGCCGGGCGCGGCGAATGGTGGCGGCCGTGGCGCGCGTTCCTCCCGCGCGAGGTCCCCGCACCGATTCTCGAGCTCGCCGAGGTCACCCGGCTCGACGCGCTGCTGGGGCGGACCGCTGGCACCCTGCCCCAGGGAGACCGGAAACGGCTCGAACTCGCGATGGCGCTGGCACAAGACCCGCGCGTGCTGCTGCTGGACGAACCGACCGCCGGCATGACCGACGAAGACTGCGGCATCACTGTCGACGTGCTGCGAAGCGTGCTCGCCCGCCGGCCGGAGCTCTGCCTGATCCTCACCGCGCACGACATGTCGGTGGTCTTCGCACTGGCCGGCCGGATCCTGCTGATGGGCCAGGGCCGGATCCTGCTCGACGGCGCTCCGGACGAGGTCGCCGCCCACGACCTCGCCCGCACGACCTACCTCGGAGCTTCCTGA
- a CDS encoding enoyl-CoA hydratase/isomerase family protein — MSTVRIERRGAVAEIVFNRPEKLNAFNDELFADYSVALDALAADEGVSVVIVRGEGRAFSVGWDVGKKPAADGSSSGHRNRVAHEDWMRLRPQVAAFTAVFEFPKPVIAAVHGFCMGGATLIPNCADLAVVGEDTKIGWPVLPIGGGMLGPVSIYSIGSKKARELSYTAGSHLTGREAAERGLANYAVPEDEVLAKARELAHEISKVPRDMLEIKKRAANEVMNRQGFRETLEACAAWDALIHTSAGNESMSAALADLGLKQAKAWYDGGGSLPGGAAADHRNTAADTRV; from the coding sequence ATGTCCACAGTCCGGATCGAGCGCCGCGGCGCAGTCGCCGAGATCGTGTTCAACCGCCCCGAGAAACTCAATGCCTTCAACGACGAACTCTTCGCCGACTACTCCGTGGCCCTCGACGCGCTCGCCGCGGACGAGGGCGTGTCGGTCGTGATCGTGCGCGGCGAGGGCCGCGCGTTCAGCGTCGGCTGGGACGTCGGCAAGAAACCCGCCGCCGACGGCTCTTCGTCCGGCCACCGGAACCGGGTCGCGCACGAAGACTGGATGCGCCTGCGGCCGCAGGTGGCGGCCTTCACCGCGGTGTTCGAATTCCCGAAGCCGGTCATCGCCGCGGTGCACGGATTCTGCATGGGCGGGGCCACCCTCATCCCGAACTGCGCCGATCTGGCCGTGGTCGGCGAAGACACCAAGATCGGTTGGCCGGTGCTGCCGATCGGGGGCGGAATGCTCGGCCCGGTCTCGATCTACTCGATCGGCTCGAAGAAGGCCCGGGAACTCTCCTACACCGCGGGCAGTCACCTGACCGGCCGCGAGGCGGCGGAACGCGGCCTGGCCAATTACGCCGTGCCCGAGGACGAGGTGCTGGCCAAGGCACGCGAACTGGCGCACGAGATCTCGAAAGTCCCGCGGGACATGCTCGAGATCAAGAAACGCGCCGCCAATGAAGTGATGAACCGGCAGGGTTTCCGCGAAACCCTGGAAGCCTGTGCCGCGTGGGACGCGCTGATCCACACCTCGGCGGGCAACGAGTCGATGTCCGCCGCCCTCGCCGACCTCGGCCTCAAGCAGGCGAAAGCGTGGTACGACGGCGGCGGTTCGCTCCCGGGAGGCGCTGCCGCGGACCATCGGAACACCGCTGCCGACACCCGCGTCTGA